A stretch of the Chlamydia pecorum E58 genome encodes the following:
- a CDS encoding glycogen/starch/alpha-glucan phosphorylase, which translates to MEDFPYFDKNQVTVETMKQAILDRLYLGVVQTPESASPRDIFMAVAKTVMEWLSKGWLKTQSRYYDNDVKRVYYISMEFLIGRSLKSNLLNLGILDLVKKALACLNYDFDHLVSMEADAGLGNGGLGRLAACYLDSMATLAVPAYGYGIRYDYGIFDQKIVNGEQVEAPDEWLRYGNPWEICRGEYLYPVHFYGRVIHYTDSRGKEIAEWVDSQEVLAMAYDVPIPGYGNDTVNSLRLWQAQSPHGFEFSYFNHGDYIRAIEDIALVENISRILYPNDSISEGQELRLKQEYFLVSATIQDILRRYTKTHISLEKLSERVSVQLNDTHPALGIAEMMYILVDREEMSWDQAWEITSAVFNYTNHTILPEALERWPLELFAKLLPRHLEIIYEINSRWLAKVSERYPGNNDKRRALSIIEEGSEKRVNMANLAVIGSSKVNGVSAFHSKLIKETLFKEFYEFFPEKFINVTNGITPRRWLALCNPRMNKLLDETLGDRHIVDLFEIAQIKPFAEDASFREQWHEAKLKNKQDLATYIYKKLGVVVNPESLFDCHIKRIHEYKRQLMNILRVIYLYIDLKEHNTSLTVPTTVIFAGKAAPGYAMAKLIIRLINFVADRINNDSAMQDRLKVLFLPNYCVSMAEVIIPAADLSEQISTAGMEASGTGNMKFALNGALTIGTMDGANIEMAEYIGKENMFIFGLQEEEIASLRPQYYPQNICDNNPKIKHILNLIDEGFFSPEDKNLFKPIVHRLLHEGDPFFVLADLEAYIDAHEQAASLFTNSEEWIKKSIYNSSSMGFFSSDRAVQNYAANIWSVPCTSCSGES; encoded by the coding sequence ATGGAAGATTTTCCGTATTTCGATAAGAATCAGGTGACTGTTGAAACTATGAAGCAGGCGATATTGGATCGCTTGTATTTAGGAGTTGTGCAGACTCCTGAATCTGCTTCTCCTCGGGATATCTTTATGGCTGTTGCAAAGACTGTCATGGAGTGGCTGTCGAAGGGATGGTTGAAGACTCAAAGTCGTTATTATGATAACGATGTAAAGAGGGTCTATTATATTTCTATGGAGTTTTTGATTGGCAGAAGCTTAAAGAGCAACCTGTTAAACTTGGGCATTTTGGATTTAGTCAAAAAGGCTCTTGCTTGCTTAAACTATGATTTCGATCATCTTGTTTCAATGGAAGCTGATGCAGGGTTAGGGAATGGTGGCCTTGGGAGGCTTGCCGCTTGCTATTTGGATTCTATGGCTACGCTTGCGGTTCCAGCATATGGCTATGGCATACGTTATGATTATGGGATTTTTGATCAAAAGATTGTCAATGGCGAGCAGGTAGAAGCTCCTGATGAGTGGTTGCGTTATGGGAATCCCTGGGAGATTTGCCGTGGAGAGTATCTTTATCCTGTGCATTTTTATGGTAGGGTAATCCATTATACGGATTCTCGTGGGAAAGAGATCGCCGAGTGGGTAGATAGCCAGGAGGTCTTAGCTATGGCTTATGATGTTCCCATTCCTGGTTATGGCAATGACACTGTGAATTCCTTAAGGCTATGGCAAGCGCAATCTCCCCACGGCTTTGAATTTAGCTATTTTAACCATGGGGATTATATCCGCGCTATTGAGGATATCGCTTTGGTTGAGAACATCTCTAGGATTCTTTATCCTAATGATTCTATCTCTGAGGGACAAGAATTGCGCTTAAAGCAGGAATACTTTTTAGTTTCTGCAACGATACAAGATATCCTTCGTAGATATACCAAAACCCATATTTCCTTAGAAAAACTCTCAGAAAGGGTCTCCGTGCAGCTAAACGATACACACCCTGCTTTAGGAATAGCTGAGATGATGTACATATTGGTAGATCGTGAGGAGATGTCCTGGGATCAAGCTTGGGAAATTACTTCGGCAGTATTTAATTACACGAACCATACCATCCTTCCTGAGGCTTTAGAACGATGGCCTCTAGAGTTATTTGCGAAGCTATTACCTCGACATTTAGAGATTATTTATGAGATCAACTCGAGATGGCTAGCAAAGGTTTCAGAGCGTTATCCGGGGAATAACGACAAGCGTCGCGCATTATCCATTATTGAAGAGGGAAGTGAGAAGCGTGTAAATATGGCAAATCTTGCTGTTATTGGTTCTTCAAAGGTCAATGGGGTATCAGCTTTTCATTCCAAGCTCATTAAGGAAACCTTATTTAAGGAGTTTTACGAATTTTTCCCTGAGAAGTTTATTAATGTAACTAATGGAATTACCCCAAGACGTTGGCTAGCTCTCTGTAACCCTAGGATGAATAAGCTTCTCGATGAGACACTTGGAGATCGCCATATTGTAGATCTTTTTGAAATTGCACAGATCAAGCCTTTCGCTGAGGATGCTAGCTTTAGAGAGCAGTGGCATGAAGCAAAGTTAAAAAATAAGCAGGATCTTGCGACCTATATTTATAAGAAGCTTGGTGTAGTCGTCAACCCTGAGTCTTTGTTTGATTGTCATATTAAGCGGATCCATGAGTATAAACGTCAGCTTATGAACATCCTTAGGGTGATCTATCTTTACATAGATCTTAAAGAACATAATACCTCTCTTACAGTACCTACTACAGTGATTTTTGCTGGGAAGGCTGCTCCGGGCTATGCCATGGCAAAGCTTATTATTAGGCTAATCAATTTTGTTGCAGATCGTATAAATAACGATTCTGCAATGCAAGATAGGCTTAAAGTCCTGTTTTTACCAAATTATTGTGTGTCTATGGCAGAAGTCATAATTCCTGCAGCAGATCTTTCTGAGCAGATTTCCACGGCGGGAATGGAAGCTTCTGGAACAGGAAATATGAAGTTCGCTTTGAATGGAGCTCTAACCATAGGCACTATGGATGGAGCAAATATAGAAATGGCAGAATATATTGGTAAGGAGAATATGTTTATTTTTGGCCTCCAAGAAGAAGAGATAGCCTCCTTGCGTCCTCAATACTATCCCCAGAATATTTGTGATAACAATCCGAAAATTAAACACATTCTGAATTTAATTGATGAGGGGTTTTTTAGCCCTGAGGATAAGAACCTATTCAAGCCTATAGTACACAGGCTCCTTCATGAGGGAGATCCATTTTTTGTCTTGGCAGATTTGGAAGCTTATATTGATGCTCACGAACAGGCAGCAAGCCTATTTACTAACTCTGAAGAGTGGATTAAAAAATCAATTTATAATTCTTCAAGTATGGGATTTTTTTCGAGCGATAGAGCGGTTCAAAACTACGCTGCTAACATCTGGTCTGTGCCGTGCACATCCTGTTCTGGAGAGTCTTAA
- a CDS encoding pyruvate dehydrogenase complex dihydrolipoamide acetyltransferase encodes MISLLKMPKLSPTMEKGKIVKWCKQENEQIRYGDVLLEISTDKAVLEYTATEDGWLRKCLVQPSDVVAIGAPIAVISTEQNETFDLETLLPKAAEQIPVPTQEAPSSEPPSTSNPATPSITYMGFKPEPPLDSLLAFPSASQNSAISPLAKQIAKENNLDVTAIPGSGPGGRITKKDLEKAPPKGIAGFGFPKVPDVPPGSYHEEEMSPVREIIASRLQAAKASIPHFYIKQQIYATPLLNLLKELQMQNIKLSINDCIVRACALALKEFPEVNSGFNSVDNKIVRFETIDISIAVAIPEGIITPIIRCADRKNTGMISAEIKALVAKAKSQSLQENEYKGGSFCVSNLGMTGITEFSAIINPPQAAILAVGSVVEQPIVLNGEVAIGATCILTLSVDHRVIDGYPAAMFMKRLQKILEAPAVLLLN; translated from the coding sequence GTGATTTCTCTATTAAAAATGCCTAAGTTATCCCCTACTATGGAGAAAGGAAAGATTGTTAAATGGTGTAAGCAAGAAAACGAACAGATTCGTTATGGAGATGTTCTGTTAGAGATCTCTACAGATAAAGCTGTTCTAGAATATACAGCAACAGAGGATGGCTGGCTAAGGAAATGCCTTGTACAGCCTAGTGATGTGGTTGCTATTGGAGCTCCCATTGCTGTGATATCTACAGAGCAAAATGAAACCTTTGATCTTGAAACTCTACTTCCCAAAGCTGCGGAACAAATTCCGGTACCTACTCAAGAAGCACCTTCTTCAGAACCCCCCTCTACTTCCAATCCTGCAACCCCTTCAATAACATACATGGGCTTTAAGCCTGAACCTCCTTTGGATTCCTTATTAGCTTTCCCTTCTGCATCTCAAAATTCAGCAATTTCCCCTTTAGCAAAGCAAATTGCTAAAGAAAACAACTTAGATGTGACTGCAATCCCTGGAAGCGGCCCTGGAGGACGCATTACGAAAAAAGATTTAGAGAAAGCTCCACCCAAAGGGATTGCTGGTTTCGGCTTCCCTAAGGTTCCAGATGTTCCTCCAGGATCTTACCATGAAGAGGAGATGTCTCCAGTAAGAGAAATTATTGCCTCTCGGCTACAAGCAGCAAAAGCTTCAATTCCTCATTTCTATATCAAACAACAGATTTATGCGACTCCCCTACTCAATCTCCTTAAAGAGCTACAAATGCAAAATATCAAGCTCTCTATTAATGATTGTATCGTACGAGCATGCGCTCTAGCCTTAAAGGAATTCCCTGAAGTGAACTCAGGGTTTAACAGTGTTGATAATAAAATCGTTCGCTTTGAAACGATAGATATTTCTATAGCTGTGGCAATTCCTGAAGGCATCATTACTCCTATTATCCGTTGTGCAGATAGAAAAAATACTGGAATGATTTCTGCAGAGATCAAAGCCTTAGTTGCGAAAGCAAAAAGCCAGTCTCTTCAAGAAAATGAGTATAAGGGAGGTTCTTTTTGTGTTTCGAACTTAGGCATGACAGGAATTACAGAATTCTCGGCAATTATCAATCCTCCTCAAGCTGCAATTCTTGCTGTAGGAAGCGTAGTTGAACAACCTATTGTCCTTAACGGAGAGGTAGCTATAGGCGCTACTTGCATACTAACGCTGTCTGTAGATCATCGTGTAATCGACGGCTATCCTGCAGCGATGTTTATGAAAAGACTCCAAAAAATTCTCGAGGCTCCTGCTGTGCTTTTATTAAACTAG
- a CDS encoding alpha-ketoacid dehydrogenase subunit beta: protein MPNVKTIEIREAIREAIDEEMSRDPTVCILGEEVGEYNGAYKVTKGLLDKWGPHRVIDTPISEAAFSGVGIGAAMAGLRPIIEFMSWNFSLVAADQIISHAAKMHYMTGGIFSVPIVFRGPNGAAAQVSCQHSHCVEALYANIPGLIIVAPSTPYDAKGLLKSSIRNNNPVLFLENELDYGVKGEVPEEEYLVPIGKARTVQKGNDLTIITYSRMVGIVKQASEVAQQRFGISIEILDLRTIKPLDISAILVSVRKTSRCIVVEEGHYFSGISSEIIALLVEHAFDSLDSPPLRVCQRETPMPYSKTLEQETLPNIHRIVDTIEKVME from the coding sequence ATGCCTAACGTTAAAACTATAGAAATCCGAGAAGCAATTAGAGAAGCAATTGATGAAGAGATGTCTCGAGATCCTACAGTATGTATCCTTGGAGAGGAAGTAGGAGAGTATAATGGAGCTTATAAAGTCACAAAAGGGTTATTGGATAAGTGGGGCCCTCATAGAGTTATAGACACTCCAATTAGTGAAGCTGCTTTTTCCGGGGTTGGTATTGGAGCTGCTATGGCAGGTCTTCGACCTATTATTGAATTTATGAGCTGGAATTTCTCTTTGGTTGCTGCGGATCAAATTATTTCACATGCAGCCAAAATGCATTATATGACCGGAGGAATCTTTTCCGTCCCGATCGTTTTCCGAGGACCAAATGGAGCTGCAGCACAAGTTTCCTGTCAGCATTCGCATTGTGTTGAAGCGTTATACGCTAATATCCCTGGGTTGATTATTGTTGCCCCTTCAACCCCCTATGATGCTAAAGGCTTATTAAAATCCTCTATTCGCAATAATAATCCCGTACTCTTTTTAGAAAATGAGCTTGACTATGGAGTTAAAGGAGAAGTTCCAGAAGAAGAGTATCTTGTTCCCATAGGGAAGGCGCGCACAGTTCAGAAAGGAAACGACTTAACAATCATTACTTACAGTCGTATGGTAGGGATTGTCAAGCAAGCTAGCGAGGTTGCTCAGCAGCGCTTTGGAATCTCTATAGAAATTTTAGATTTACGTACGATAAAACCTTTAGACATTTCTGCAATTTTAGTTTCGGTGAGAAAGACTTCCCGATGCATAGTCGTAGAGGAGGGGCATTATTTTTCCGGAATTTCTTCAGAAATCATAGCTCTTCTTGTAGAACATGCTTTTGATTCCTTAGATAGCCCTCCCTTAAGGGTATGTCAAAGAGAAACCCCTATGCCCTATAGTAAGACTTTAGAGCAGGAAACACTTCCAAATATACATAGAATTGTAGACACCATTGAAAAAGTCATGGAGTAG
- a CDS encoding thiamine pyrophosphate-dependent enzyme: MSYSAPFNIASEPTQEALVQSLLESFGSEVCIQLLKQMILIREFETRGEEAYFEGLVGGFYHSYAGQEAVATAAIANLGTEQWYYSSYRCHALAILLNIPLEQLAGELLGKEVGCAHGRGGSMHMCGPRFPGGFGIVGGQIPLAAGTAFALKYRDEHKVSLCFIGEGAVAQGVFHETLNFSSLQSLPLMLIIENNGWGMGTAQHRALAKFPIGESQGASYNIRTFTLNGLDLFNCLLGFKEAYAYMLSSKRPVIVECLCSRFRGHSISDPNLYRTKEEMQKLYQKDPILFAKSWLEKLNVLTEEQFQQLRKECRDSIIEAFTKAKSSPDPSITSLEEGVYA, from the coding sequence ATGTCCTATTCGGCTCCTTTTAATATTGCTTCTGAGCCCACTCAAGAAGCATTAGTTCAGAGTCTACTAGAATCTTTTGGATCAGAAGTTTGCATACAACTACTCAAACAAATGATATTGATCCGAGAGTTCGAAACTCGAGGAGAAGAGGCATACTTTGAAGGTCTTGTAGGAGGATTTTACCATTCTTATGCAGGGCAAGAAGCTGTAGCAACGGCTGCCATTGCGAATCTAGGAACAGAACAATGGTATTACTCTTCTTATCGCTGTCATGCCCTAGCAATTCTACTCAATATTCCTTTAGAACAGCTTGCTGGGGAGCTTCTTGGTAAAGAGGTGGGTTGTGCTCACGGTAGAGGTGGGTCCATGCATATGTGCGGTCCCCGTTTTCCTGGAGGATTTGGAATTGTTGGAGGACAAATTCCCCTCGCTGCAGGAACTGCATTTGCTTTAAAGTATCGTGATGAGCATAAAGTATCTTTATGTTTCATTGGGGAAGGCGCTGTTGCCCAAGGGGTATTTCATGAAACACTAAACTTTAGTTCTTTGCAAAGTCTCCCCCTAATGCTGATTATTGAAAATAACGGATGGGGAATGGGAACAGCTCAACATCGTGCTTTAGCGAAGTTCCCCATAGGGGAATCTCAAGGAGCCTCTTATAACATCCGCACATTTACACTGAACGGCTTAGATCTATTTAACTGTTTGCTTGGCTTTAAGGAAGCTTATGCTTATATGCTATCTTCAAAACGCCCTGTAATTGTAGAGTGTCTATGTTCTCGGTTTCGAGGTCACTCTATTTCTGATCCTAATCTCTATAGGACTAAAGAAGAGATGCAAAAACTGTATCAAAAAGATCCTATTCTTTTTGCTAAATCATGGTTAGAAAAACTCAATGTACTCACAGAAGAGCAGTTTCAACAATTACGTAAGGAGTGTCGAGACAGCATTATCGAAGCCTTTACTAAAGCAAAGTCTTCTCCAGACCCTTCCATTACAAGCTTAGAAGAGGGAGTCTATGCCTAA
- the lpxD gene encoding UDP-3-O-(3-hydroxymyristoyl)glucosamine N-acyltransferase, with product MSQEAVYTLKELAKLLQVDVQGNLETLISGVEEIGEAKSHHVTFLDNEKYISFMKKTEAGAIVVAKLHAEKYAYLNKNLLISSDSPSLVFQKCVELFIKPASSGFEGIHPTAVIHPTACIEDNVCIEPYAVICQHAHIKSGTSIGAGSFIGAYSTIGENCLIYPKVVIRERVSIGKRVIIQPGAIIGSCGFGYITNAFGQHKHLKHLGVVIIEDDVEIGANTTIDRGRFKRTLVREGSKIDNQVQIAHQVEIGKHGIVVAQAGIAGSTKIGNHVIIGGQSGITGHISITDHVIMMAQTGVTKPISSPGVYGGAPARPYQEIHRLIAKIRNLPKTEERIAKLEIQMKELFVQKEENTEVPR from the coding sequence ATGTCCCAAGAAGCAGTGTATACTCTAAAGGAGTTGGCAAAACTGTTACAAGTCGATGTTCAAGGCAACTTAGAAACCCTTATTTCTGGCGTAGAAGAAATTGGAGAAGCTAAAAGTCATCATGTTACTTTTTTAGACAATGAGAAATATATCTCTTTTATGAAAAAGACAGAAGCTGGAGCCATAGTTGTTGCTAAGCTCCATGCAGAAAAATATGCTTACTTAAATAAAAATCTTTTAATTTCTTCTGATTCCCCTTCTTTAGTATTTCAAAAGTGTGTAGAGCTTTTCATCAAGCCTGCCTCGTCAGGATTTGAAGGTATTCATCCGACTGCAGTAATTCATCCAACAGCGTGTATCGAAGATAATGTTTGTATAGAACCTTATGCAGTAATTTGTCAGCACGCCCATATTAAATCCGGGACGAGCATTGGTGCTGGGAGTTTCATTGGAGCCTATAGTACCATAGGAGAAAACTGCCTTATCTATCCAAAGGTTGTGATTCGAGAACGCGTTTCTATCGGCAAACGCGTTATTATTCAGCCTGGAGCTATTATTGGCTCTTGTGGTTTTGGCTACATTACAAATGCTTTTGGACAGCATAAACATCTTAAACATCTCGGTGTTGTTATCATTGAGGATGATGTTGAAATTGGAGCAAACACCACAATTGATCGTGGTCGTTTTAAAAGAACCCTGGTTCGTGAGGGCTCGAAAATTGACAACCAAGTACAAATCGCTCACCAAGTAGAAATTGGGAAGCACGGTATTGTTGTTGCTCAAGCAGGAATCGCAGGATCTACAAAAATCGGCAACCATGTCATTATCGGTGGACAATCTGGAATTACTGGACACATTTCTATTACAGATCACGTCATTATGATGGCCCAAACAGGAGTAACAAAACCGATCTCTTCTCCAGGAGTATATGGAGGTGCTCCAGCGCGTCCCTATCAAGAAATACACCGTTTGATCGCAAAAATTCGAAACCTTCCTAAAACAGAAGAGCGCATAGCGAAATTAGAAATTCAGATGAAAGAGCTATTTGTGCAAAAGGAAGAAAATACAGAAGTCCCCAGGTGA
- a CDS encoding OmpH family outer membrane protein — translation MKKLLTATVLVLCVQTLSLDANIGIVNLKRCLEESALGKKESEELDSMKQKYMRTAEKMEEELTSLYNKLQDEDYMESLSKNASDELKKKFEELSAEYNTFQAQCYQAVNQNNMKRIQKLIEEVKQASKKVMEKEKLEAILNEEAVLAIVPGADKTDAIIKILDESFKKNN, via the coding sequence ATGAAGAAATTACTTACTGCTACAGTGCTTGTGTTATGCGTACAAACACTTTCCCTAGATGCAAATATTGGAATTGTAAACTTAAAGCGTTGTTTAGAAGAGTCTGCTTTAGGAAAAAAAGAATCTGAAGAATTAGATTCAATGAAGCAAAAATATATGCGCACAGCAGAGAAAATGGAAGAGGAACTCACCTCTTTATATAATAAACTTCAAGACGAAGACTACATGGAAAGTCTTTCTAAAAATGCTTCCGATGAATTAAAAAAGAAATTCGAAGAGCTTTCAGCTGAGTACAATACGTTCCAAGCACAGTGTTATCAAGCTGTAAACCAAAATAACATGAAACGCATTCAAAAGCTCATTGAAGAGGTCAAACAAGCTTCTAAAAAAGTTATGGAGAAAGAAAAATTAGAAGCAATTCTTAATGAAGAAGCCGTTTTAGCGATTGTCCCAGGGGCAGATAAAACTGATGCTATCATCAAAATTCTTGATGAGTCTTTCAAAAAAAATAACTAA
- the bamA gene encoding outer membrane protein assembly factor BamA, whose protein sequence is MRNKAVLLFSTLLLITSSTSFGSNSVKEGCVVVDSINITVEGENSLNQHSQPNLRTKSGALFSQIDFDQDLRTLAKEYDNVDPKVEFSQGKAYISLHLIAKPYIHKIAVIGNKAIPEHKILKTLQIYQNDLFEREKFLKGFDDLRTYYLKRGYFESNLNYELDHNQEQGRINITIRIQEGPCGKIKQLKIEGLSRGEKADIQEFVQTKQYSLATSWFTGAGLYHPNIVEQDSLSITNYLHNQGYADAIVTPKYTLDARNNILLTLYVDKGPKYTLGHVHIEGLDVLPRRLIERQICVSPDEIYCPENIWNGAQKIKQMYAKYGYINTNVDVVFAPHSDRSVYDITYHISEGSPYKVGLIKITGNTHTDPNVILHETSLFPGDTFNRLKLEDTEQRLRNTGYFQSVSVYTVRSQLDPMNSSEQYRDIFIDVKETTTGNLGLFLGFSSLDNLFGGVELSESNFDLFGIRNIFDKGFRCLRGGGEYLFLKANFGDKVTDYTLKWTRPHFLNTPWILGVELDKSINRALSKDYAVQTYGGNVSTTYILNKNLKYGLYYRGSQTSLHEKRKFLLGPNIDSNKGFVSALGVNLNYDSVDNPRNPTTGIRGATNFEVSGLGGKYHFTKLTLNSSIYRKLTRKGVLKIKGEAQFIKPFGDTTADGIPVSERFFLGGETSVRGYKSFIIGPKYSPTEPKGGLSSLLLSEEFQYPLVQQPNISAFVFLDSGFIGLQEYTIRLKDLCSSAGFGLRFDVMNNVPVMLGFGWPFRPTEVFNSEKIDVSQRFFFALGGMF, encoded by the coding sequence ATGCGAAATAAAGCCGTTCTTCTCTTTTCTACTTTATTGCTTATAACCTCTTCTACCTCATTCGGATCGAATAGCGTAAAAGAAGGGTGTGTTGTTGTAGATTCCATCAATATTACAGTAGAAGGAGAAAATTCTTTAAATCAACACTCTCAACCCAACCTGAGGACTAAAAGTGGAGCTCTTTTTTCTCAAATAGATTTTGACCAAGATCTTCGTACATTAGCTAAAGAATATGATAATGTAGACCCCAAAGTAGAGTTTTCACAGGGAAAAGCTTACATTTCTCTGCATCTTATCGCTAAACCTTATATTCATAAAATTGCCGTTATAGGAAATAAGGCTATTCCTGAGCATAAGATCCTTAAAACATTGCAAATCTATCAAAACGATTTATTTGAAAGAGAAAAATTCCTTAAAGGATTTGATGATTTAAGAACTTACTATCTTAAGCGTGGTTACTTTGAGTCAAATTTAAACTATGAGCTGGATCATAATCAAGAGCAAGGGCGAATCAATATTACTATTCGCATTCAAGAGGGTCCCTGTGGAAAGATTAAACAGCTCAAAATTGAGGGTCTTTCTCGCGGGGAAAAAGCTGATATTCAGGAGTTTGTCCAAACAAAGCAGTACTCCTTAGCTACCAGTTGGTTTACTGGAGCTGGGCTGTACCATCCTAACATCGTAGAACAAGATTCCCTGAGCATTACAAACTATCTGCACAACCAGGGGTATGCAGATGCTATTGTTACCCCAAAATATACTCTAGATGCTCGGAATAATATCCTCCTAACTTTATACGTGGATAAAGGTCCCAAATATACCCTAGGCCACGTACATATTGAGGGACTGGATGTCTTGCCAAGACGCTTAATAGAAAGACAAATATGTGTGTCTCCGGATGAAATTTACTGTCCAGAAAATATTTGGAATGGCGCGCAAAAAATTAAGCAGATGTATGCTAAATATGGTTACATCAATACCAATGTAGATGTAGTTTTCGCTCCGCATTCCGATCGATCTGTTTATGACATTACCTATCATATAAGCGAAGGTTCTCCATATAAAGTTGGTCTAATTAAGATCACAGGGAATACACATACCGATCCTAATGTTATCCTCCATGAAACAAGCCTATTCCCTGGGGATACCTTTAATCGATTGAAGCTTGAAGATACAGAGCAACGTCTAAGAAATACAGGCTATTTCCAAAGTGTTAGTGTCTATACTGTCCGCTCCCAGCTTGATCCTATGAATAGCTCTGAGCAATATCGTGACATCTTTATTGATGTTAAAGAAACAACGACCGGAAATTTAGGCCTATTCTTAGGGTTTAGTTCTTTAGATAACCTTTTTGGAGGAGTTGAGTTATCTGAGAGCAACTTTGATCTGTTTGGGATTCGCAATATCTTTGATAAAGGGTTTCGTTGCCTTAGAGGTGGTGGAGAATATTTGTTTTTAAAAGCTAATTTTGGAGATAAGGTTACAGACTACACTCTAAAGTGGACTCGTCCACATTTTTTAAACACACCCTGGATTTTAGGAGTAGAGTTAGACAAATCTATTAATCGAGCCCTCTCTAAAGACTATGCTGTTCAAACCTACGGAGGAAATGTCAGCACAACTTATATCCTGAATAAGAATTTAAAGTATGGTTTGTATTACCGAGGCAGTCAAACAAGCCTCCATGAAAAACGTAAATTTCTCTTAGGCCCAAATATTGATAGCAACAAAGGTTTTGTCTCTGCCCTAGGTGTAAATTTAAACTATGACTCTGTAGATAATCCTCGTAATCCTACAACAGGAATTCGAGGCGCCACGAACTTTGAGGTTTCAGGACTAGGGGGAAAATACCACTTTACTAAACTTACATTGAATAGTTCTATATATAGAAAGCTTACAAGAAAAGGGGTATTGAAAATTAAAGGAGAAGCGCAGTTTATCAAACCTTTTGGAGATACTACTGCTGACGGCATTCCTGTAAGTGAACGCTTCTTTTTAGGAGGAGAAACTTCTGTGCGAGGGTATAAGTCCTTCATTATCGGGCCAAAATATTCTCCTACGGAACCTAAGGGCGGATTATCTTCCTTGCTTCTTTCTGAAGAATTCCAATATCCTCTCGTCCAACAACCAAATATTAGTGCTTTTGTCTTTCTTGATTCAGGATTTATTGGGCTTCAAGAATATACTATCCGATTAAAAGATCTGTGTAGTAGTGCAGGTTTTGGCTTGCGATTTGATGTTATGAATAATGTTCCCGTAATGTTAGGTTTCGGCTGGCCATTCCGTCCAACAGAAGTCTTTAATAGTGAAAAAATTGATGTTTCTCAAAGGTTCTTCTTTGCTTTAGGAGGAATGTTCTAA
- the recR gene encoding recombination mediator RecR, translating into MVKYPSYLSQLVSFLKRLPGIGFKTAEKLAFELLSWDEEQLKALGNVFYETAAARSFCSQCFCLKESSLTQCEFCSSTRDTSTLCIVASQKDVFFLERSKVFKGRYYTLGSQLSPMTGQHIPPQRVAALKHYIQVLSPKEIILALDATLEGDATALFLKQELEGASFSGSISRLALGLPVGLSFDYVDVSTLSRAFSGRSLY; encoded by the coding sequence ATGGTTAAATACCCAAGCTACCTATCTCAATTAGTTTCTTTTTTAAAAAGACTCCCCGGGATTGGCTTTAAAACTGCAGAAAAGCTCGCATTTGAACTCCTTTCTTGGGATGAAGAACAACTTAAAGCTTTAGGCAATGTTTTTTATGAAACTGCAGCAGCAAGAAGCTTCTGTTCTCAATGCTTTTGTCTTAAAGAATCTTCTTTAACACAATGTGAGTTTTGCTCTTCAACTCGAGATACATCAACTCTTTGTATTGTTGCCTCACAAAAAGACGTTTTCTTTTTAGAGCGCTCGAAAGTCTTCAAAGGTCGCTATTACACTCTTGGCTCACAGCTCTCACCTATGACAGGTCAGCATATCCCTCCCCAAAGAGTTGCAGCCCTTAAACACTACATACAAGTATTATCTCCTAAAGAAATTATTCTCGCTCTAGATGCCACTCTAGAAGGAGATGCGACTGCTCTGTTCTTAAAGCAAGAATTAGAAGGAGCATCCTTTTCTGGATCTATCTCTCGTTTAGCTTTAGGCCTGCCTGTAGGCCTATCTTTTGATTATGTTGATGTAAGCACGTTATCACGAGCCTTTTCAGGAAGAAGCCTCTATTAG